Proteins co-encoded in one Oncorhynchus keta strain PuntledgeMale-10-30-2019 chromosome 36, Oket_V2, whole genome shotgun sequence genomic window:
- the LOC118369839 gene encoding myelin and lymphocyte protein-like isoform X3: MASSTSSNPLPSGTSVFTTVPDLFFIPEFIFGGLVWTLVASTKVLIANPQGWVMFVSVFCFIFTTLWFLIFISGANKSSIWPTLDVVYHSLAAFFYLSAAVVQAYITISLKSVTSTFFKEYQLDIAAVVMCYVVTLLYALHAIFSTMRWKSSS, translated from the exons ATGGCTTCCAGCACCTCCAGTAACCCTCTGCCCAGTGGCACCAGTGTTTTCACCACTGTTCCAGACCTCTTCTTCATCCCTGAGTTT ATATTCGGAGGTCTGGTGTGGACTCTGGTGGCCTCCACAAAAGTGCTGATTGCGAATCCTCAGGGCTGGGTgatgtttgtctctgtgttctgCTTCATCTTCACTACCCTGTGGTTCCTCATCTTCATCAGTGGAGCCAATAAGAGCAGCATCTGGCCTACACTG gatgttgtgtatcatTCCCTTGCAGCCTTCTTCTACCTCAGTGCAGCAGTGGTACAGGCCTACATCACCATTAGTCTGAAATCAGTTACCAGTACTTTCTTCAAAGAATACCAATTGGATATTGCTGCAGTG GTGATGTGTTATGTGGTGACTCTGCTCTACGCCCTCCATGCCAtctt CTCTACGATGAGATGGAAGAGTTCCTCATGA